A segment of the Capricornis sumatraensis isolate serow.1 chromosome 8, serow.2, whole genome shotgun sequence genome:
CGCCGAAATCCGCAGCCCGGCGGAACACCGGTCCTCCAGCCCCGCAGCACAAACCGAAACGTAGTCGCCGCCATCTTGAACTACCCCCTAACTAGCTTTCTGCGTGCGCAATCAGCCTGGTCCCGCCCCTTCCTGTTCGCCCCGCCCGGGACCGAGAAGGCGCCTGCGCAGTCCTAAAGAGGCGGAGCCAGAACGGCTTCGGGCGGTACAAATATCAGAGGCCGTTGCGGTCGCTCCTCAGTGACGTCGCACGCAGCAGGCGGAGAGGACGTGCGCTTCCTCGCTCCTTCCTCTTTCTCGACTCCATCTTCGCAGTAGCGGCGGCGGTGTCCGCGATCTAGGTAAGAGTTGGGCTACGGGTGGATCGGAAGGACTTATTAGCAGATTGGGCTGGAGGTTAGAAGACGCGGAAAAAACAGGGAACGAGGGACTGTTCTTGGGGCTGATTCCCGTCGGTCCTCGCTGGCAGTTCGGGCCTTACCCACGTGAGAGCCCGAGACCACCTACTTCCCTGCGCATCCGTCCCCGTCCGCCCACCCATTTACCGATCCTCCTCTCTCCCAGAGTATTTCTTCTCTTAGAAACCACCCCTCCCTATCTTTTTTTCAGTCGCCAACATGCAGCTCTTTGTCCGCGCCCAGGAGCTACACACTCTCGAGGTGACCGGCCAGGAGACGGTCGCCCAAATCAAGGTAAGACTCCCTGGTGCCCTCTGGTTTTTTTGTGCGTGTGTTCTTCATCCTCGCTCCTTGCAGGAACGCTGAACCTTGTTTTTCTCCTTAGGCTCATGTAGCTTCGTTGGAGGGCATCGCTCCAGAAGATCAAGTCCTGCTCCTGGCTGGCACGCCCCTAGAGGATGAGGCTTCTCTGGGCCAGTGTGGGGTGGAGGCTCTGAGTACTCTGGAAGTAGCCGGCCGCATGCTTGGAGGTGAGTTGGGGAGGACTGTCTTTTGAACCGCCTGTAATCTTATGGGTGTAGAGTGTGTCCTCAATCCAGGGTGGTTCTTCCTGTTTATCTCCCTCAGAAGGAACTTTTGAGCGGTCCACGGGAGACTGAGCCAGAGTGTAGTTCTGTTTCAGTCACTTAGCGGATAGACCCTTGTCTGGGTCCTAGTTTCCTCGTCAAAACTGGGTCATCAGACCAGATCACTAAAGTGCACCTTGTCGTTCACTCGCTAAGTGTGTCCtcctttttgcgaccccatgaactgcagcacactaggtctTGTTTAAAGTCAGGAGCTAGAAAATTCTGAAGTGGCACTCCAGAATGTTCCAGACTAGACATTCTTGGTCAGAGTTCAAATCTCTAtgactttgttttcatttcctcttgGGCCCATCTTGCCTTTAAAAGCTTAAgttggagggagggagaaaggatttTGCTCGGTGGTGCCTTCTTGTTCTAACTGCTTGCTGTCCTCCTTTCCCACTACAGGTAAAGTCCATGGTTCCCTGGCCCGTGCTGGGAAAGTGAGAGGTCAGACTCCCAAGGTAAGTGAGAGTATTGGTGGTGGTGTTtggattttgtgtttttctggcaCAGCTAAGCCAAAACCCTGGGCTCTTGCCCTGTTTGGTTTCTTCGTTATTGGCAATGAGCCAGAGGAAGGCCTAGGAGAGGCAACCTAGGTCTGATTATCCCTCCCTTTCCCAGGTGGCCAagcaagagaaga
Coding sequences within it:
- the FAU gene encoding ubiquitin-like FUBI-ribosomal protein eS30 fusion protein — its product is MQLFVRAQELHTLEVTGQETVAQIKAHVASLEGIAPEDQVLLLAGTPLEDEASLGQCGVEALSTLEVAGRMLGGKVHGSLARAGKVRGQTPKVAKQEKKKKKTGRAKRRMQYNRRFVNVVPTFGKKKGPNANS